The nucleotide sequence CTCGGCGATCCTGTCGGCGGCGCTCAACACCCTGATCGTGGCGCTGGCGGCGACCTTCATCGCCTGCGTGCTCGGTACCTTCCTGGCCCTGGGCATCGAGTTGCGCCGCAAGGGCAGCGACAAGGGCCAGGTGGTGGACACCTTGCTGATGGCGCCGATGATCATCCCCGACATCGTCCTGGCCATCGCGCTGCTGAGCTTCTTCAATTTTCTCAAGGTCGGCCTGGGCCTGCACTCGATCATCATCAGTCACGCGGTGTTCAACATCGCCTTCGTCTGCGCGGTGGTGCGCACGCGCCTCAAGCATTTTGACTACTCGATCCTCGAAGCCTCGATCGACCTCGGCGCGAGCGCCTTCACCACCTTTCGCCGGGTGCTGCTGCCGGCGATTTTCCCAGGGGTGCTGGCTGGCGGCTTGCTGTCGTTCACGCTGTCGGTGGACGAATTCATCATCGCGTTTTTCAACTCCGGTTCCGGCCAGGCGTCGACCACCTTGCCCATGCAGATCTACGCCATGATCCGCTTTGGCGTCACCCCGGAAATCAATGCCCTGGCGACGCTGGTGATGCTGGTCAGCATCACCGCGCTGCTGGCTTCGCAGCGTCTGAACAAGGCTCCTCGCACCCATGAATAATTCATCTGCGGTACTGATCCTGGACAAGGTCAGCAA is from Pseudomonas sp. MYb118 and encodes:
- a CDS encoding ABC transporter permease; protein product: MSQSRSVGGTALNTHLWLVYAFLYVPILVLILLSFNKSGLPTAWGGVSLKWYVSLAHNSAILSAALNTLIVALAATFIACVLGTFLALGIELRRKGSDKGQVVDTLLMAPMIIPDIVLAIALLSFFNFLKVGLGLHSIIISHAVFNIAFVCAVVRTRLKHFDYSILEASIDLGASAFTTFRRVLLPAIFPGVLAGGLLSFTLSVDEFIIAFFNSGSGQASTTLPMQIYAMIRFGVTPEINALATLVMLVSITALLASQRLNKAPRTHE